From the genome of Ornithobacterium rhinotracheale, one region includes:
- the pdxA gene encoding 4-hydroxythreonine-4-phosphate dehydrogenase PdxA, with protein MKSKEKIKVAISLGDPNGIGAEIIVKALARKDILGICTPVVFCTHKLWGYLSTVIDKNFTYHKINDLSKIVAGKVNIFDIEAPDILIEFGKSTEQAGIISFSSLEYATQAVTNGHCDVLVTAPINKSNIQSEVFQFPGHTEYLEKSWGGKALMFMVHQDIKVGLVTQHIPLKDVPQQVTQEAIIGKAQLMRKSLVEDFGIPQPKIACLSLNPHAGDNGLLGKEEQEVIIPALKKLLDEGFFIFGPYPADSFFNLSNLQKFDAVLAMYHDQGLTSFKTIAGIEGVNYTAGLKYVRTSPDHGVGYDISGRNIANEISMVEAIYQAIKIHRCREEYLELKNNALQRNEEINNK; from the coding sequence ATGAAATCTAAGGAAAAAATCAAAGTAGCAATTTCACTGGGAGACCCTAATGGAATTGGTGCCGAAATCATAGTAAAAGCTCTTGCAAGAAAGGATATTTTAGGCATTTGCACCCCCGTGGTTTTTTGTACGCATAAACTATGGGGCTACCTCTCAACTGTGATTGATAAAAACTTCACATATCATAAAATCAATGATTTGTCTAAGATTGTGGCGGGCAAAGTAAATATTTTTGACATTGAGGCCCCCGATATCTTAATCGAATTTGGAAAATCAACCGAGCAAGCGGGCATCATCTCATTCAGTTCGCTAGAATATGCCACCCAAGCGGTAACCAATGGGCATTGCGATGTCTTAGTTACAGCACCGATTAATAAATCAAACATTCAGTCCGAGGTGTTTCAGTTTCCTGGGCATACCGAATATTTAGAAAAATCTTGGGGCGGAAAGGCCTTAATGTTTATGGTGCATCAGGATATTAAAGTGGGGCTGGTAACACAGCATATTCCGCTCAAAGATGTGCCGCAGCAAGTAACACAGGAGGCAATCATTGGCAAGGCCCAATTAATGCGCAAGAGTTTAGTGGAAGATTTTGGCATTCCTCAGCCCAAAATAGCTTGTTTAAGTCTAAATCCGCACGCGGGCGATAATGGGCTTTTAGGCAAGGAGGAGCAAGAGGTGATAATTCCGGCGCTCAAAAAGTTGCTAGATGAAGGCTTTTTTATCTTTGGGCCGTATCCCGCAGATAGCTTCTTTAATTTATCCAATTTACAAAAATTTGATGCCGTGCTCGCTATGTATCACGACCAAGGTTTGACTTCGTTTAAAACCATTGCAGGCATCGAGGGCGTAAACTACACCGCGGGGCTGAAATATGTGCGCACAAGCCCAGACCACGGCGTGGGCTATGATATCAGCGGGAGAAATATTGCCAATGAGATTTCTATGGTGGAGGCCATCTACCAAGCCATTAAAATACACCGTTGCCGAGAGGAATATTTAGAGCTGAAAAATAACGCACTCCAAAGAAATGAAGAGATTAACAACAAATAA
- a CDS encoding DUF177 domain-containing protein: MDKMKNYDVQFSGLKEGGHQFKFEIKQAFFDLFTFEQEFQKPDIEVKLDLIKKSTFLELQFTLSGEVELICDITNEPYTQPIDGEMKIVVKFGEAFDDSDDEVLILPHGEYKVNVAQLIFELTLLSIPIKHINPDANSEQMLQALDLLDQYAPEEAEDEIFEEEVDEEEIDPRWNKLKDLLE, encoded by the coding sequence ATGGACAAGATGAAGAATTACGATGTTCAATTCTCTGGATTAAAAGAGGGAGGGCATCAATTTAAGTTTGAAATAAAGCAAGCGTTCTTTGATTTATTTACTTTTGAACAAGAATTTCAAAAGCCAGATATTGAAGTGAAATTAGATTTAATTAAAAAATCTACATTTTTAGAATTGCAATTCACGCTCAGTGGTGAGGTGGAACTAATCTGCGATATCACCAATGAGCCATATACGCAACCAATTGATGGTGAGATGAAAATCGTAGTCAAATTTGGCGAAGCTTTTGATGATTCAGATGATGAGGTGCTGATATTGCCACACGGAGAATACAAAGTAAATGTAGCCCAACTAATATTTGAGCTCACATTGCTAAGCATTCCCATCAAGCATATTAATCCAGATGCCAACTCTGAGCAAATGCTACAAGCCCTTGATTTGCTAGACCAATATGCCCCAGAGGAGGCAGAAGATGAAATTTTTGAAGAAGAGGTAGATGAAGAGGAGATAGACCCTAGATGGAATAAATTAAAAGATTTACTAGAATAA
- the rpmF gene encoding 50S ribosomal protein L32, whose protein sequence is MAHPKRRQSTTRRDKRRTHYKAEVPTLTTDPTTGEMHLRHRAHWSDGKLYYRGKVVLEKETQEVSED, encoded by the coding sequence ATGGCACATCCTAAGAGACGACAGTCAACCACAAGAAGAGATAAAAGAAGAACTCACTATAAAGCTGAGGTTCCGACACTTACAACTGACCCAACAACTGGTGAAATGCACCTAAGACACAGAGCTCACTGGAGCGATGGTAAACTTTACTACCGTGGGAAAGTAGTTTTGGAGAAAGAAACTCAAGAGGTTTCTGAGGACTAA
- the accB gene encoding acetyl-CoA carboxylase biotin carboxyl carrier protein, translated as MDKKEIRELITFVSESGVSEVKLKTDKFEIEIKNPQQQAPVQYQAVSPAPVPVAVPVSAPQEAEPQASKAPAPQEAENYLTIKSPMIGTFYRKPSPDKEAFVNVGDSVKAGDVVCVIEAMKLFNEIESEIQGKIVKVLAEDSTPVEYDQPLFLVDPNA; from the coding sequence ATGGACAAGAAAGAAATAAGAGAATTAATCACTTTTGTATCCGAGTCTGGCGTGTCTGAAGTAAAGCTTAAGACCGATAAATTCGAGATTGAAATCAAAAATCCACAACAGCAAGCGCCTGTTCAATATCAAGCTGTGAGCCCTGCACCAGTTCCCGTTGCAGTCCCTGTGTCTGCTCCTCAAGAAGCTGAGCCACAAGCTTCTAAAGCTCCTGCACCACAAGAAGCGGAAAATTATTTAACTATAAAATCCCCTATGATTGGAACATTCTACCGCAAGCCAAGCCCAGATAAAGAGGCCTTTGTGAATGTGGGCGATAGCGTGAAGGCTGGCGATGTGGTGTGTGTAATCGAGGCGATGAAACTTTTTAATGAAATAGAATCTGAAATTCAGGGGAAAATCGTAAAAGTTTTGGCAGAGGATTCTACTCCTGTGGAGTACGACCAGCCATTATTTTTAGTAGACCCAAATGCTTAA
- a CDS encoding DMT family transporter: MHKKSSFHRLFSNKWLLLVILSITWGSSFILIKKSLESFTPLQVGALRGCIAGIFLLPIALRGIVRLSWRDIAWVSLAGFVGNFLPLFLFPIAQTQVDSSTAGVLDSLIPIFILILNFLIFGQRSKHRQILGALIGFVGAGILSFSGEHSGESHFWYAMLIVFACACYAMGSLIAERKLSHIQAEKISALVYSIWLVPSVIILWVADFQSVSEQTLYQGLGYVSLLSIVGTAVAYILFYKLMKVSSPIFASTVSYLMPLVALFWGILDGEHFNFWHILSGAMILLSIYLINERK; encoded by the coding sequence ATGCATAAAAAATCATCATTCCACCGATTATTTAGTAATAAATGGCTCCTCCTTGTCATTTTATCCATCACTTGGGGATCTTCCTTCATCTTAATTAAAAAATCACTGGAATCCTTTACCCCTCTCCAAGTGGGGGCATTGCGGGGCTGCATCGCGGGAATCTTCCTGCTGCCCATTGCTTTGCGAGGTATTGTGCGGCTCTCGTGGCGGGACATAGCTTGGGTGAGCCTCGCGGGCTTTGTAGGGAATTTCTTGCCGCTTTTCCTCTTTCCCATTGCACAAACTCAGGTAGATAGCTCTACGGCGGGCGTGCTAGACTCTCTAATTCCGATTTTTATCCTAATTCTTAATTTTTTAATCTTTGGGCAAAGGAGCAAACACCGCCAAATCCTCGGCGCCTTGATTGGATTTGTGGGAGCGGGCATTCTAAGTTTTAGCGGCGAGCATTCGGGCGAGAGCCACTTCTGGTATGCTATGCTCATCGTGTTTGCTTGCGCGTGCTATGCAATGGGGAGCTTGATTGCAGAGCGAAAATTATCACATATCCAAGCGGAGAAAATCAGTGCGCTAGTGTATTCCATTTGGCTGGTACCCTCGGTGATAATTTTGTGGGTGGCTGATTTCCAATCTGTCTCTGAGCAAACGCTCTACCAAGGGCTGGGCTATGTGAGCCTGCTCTCTATCGTGGGCACGGCTGTGGCTTATATTTTGTTTTACAAATTAATGAAAGTTTCCTCGCCTATCTTTGCTTCCACCGTTTCGTATTTAATGCCGCTGGTGGCTCTATTTTGGGGAATTTTAGATGGCGAGCATTTTAATTTCTGGCATATTTTAAGTGGTGCAATGATTCTTTTAAGCATCTATTTGATTAATGAAAGAAAGTAG
- the rbfA gene encoding 30S ribosome-binding factor RbfA translates to MESNRLHKVNQLLQQELAEIFRVEGNKMKQGLLVSVTEVRTTSDLSIAKVYISIFPTQYRSEVLKTIIAHKSYFRKLLGERVGKQMRIVPDLQFYSDESLDKVDAIERELRGKGRILSCRMNWFPIKLASRYIFSGKNAIEVNVISWIAFLALGFVTTCLIVILSVFSGLEDINVQFYSNINPDIKIEPSQGKSFTIPLQMLQRIQTTQGVQSLSPVVEERAFAEFLGKKHIVTVKGIDESFNNIFGLDSMTVYGQPLNFQTPDDISIGINVSTRLSLYPDIENPVKLLVPKAGEGLITNPDEAFNYVEAYATGIFRINDKYSDFIFMNLPLAQKLLNYAPYQYSAVEIKTNGNNQRVQTLLQKELGDKYRVRTRQELNAAFMKMINTENLVIYLIFILILCIASFNLAGSVAILILNKKSQSETLLSLGLSQRKLKQAFFYTGVLISLYALILGLVLGSLLLLIQKYYGLVYISEFLAFPVKLTWGNYGISILSVLFIGSTVSYLVSRKV, encoded by the coding sequence GTGGAAAGTAACAGATTACATAAAGTCAATCAATTATTACAGCAGGAGCTTGCCGAGATTTTTCGTGTAGAGGGCAATAAGATGAAGCAGGGCTTGCTGGTGAGCGTTACGGAGGTGCGCACCACTAGCGACCTCTCTATCGCTAAGGTGTATATAAGCATCTTCCCTACACAATACCGCAGCGAGGTGCTGAAAACAATCATTGCCCACAAGAGCTATTTTAGAAAACTGCTAGGCGAGCGCGTGGGCAAGCAAATGAGAATCGTGCCCGATTTGCAGTTTTATAGCGATGAGTCGCTTGATAAGGTGGATGCCATTGAGCGCGAGCTTAGAGGCAAGGGGAGAATCCTATCTTGTAGAATGAATTGGTTTCCCATTAAATTAGCAAGCCGCTACATCTTCTCGGGCAAAAATGCCATCGAGGTGAATGTCATCTCATGGATTGCGTTCCTTGCCCTAGGCTTTGTAACGACTTGCTTAATCGTGATTCTATCCGTTTTTTCAGGCTTGGAGGATATTAATGTTCAATTTTATAGCAATATTAATCCCGATATTAAAATCGAACCAAGCCAAGGGAAGTCTTTTACTATCCCGCTCCAAATGCTGCAAAGAATCCAAACTACCCAAGGTGTGCAAAGCCTAAGCCCTGTGGTAGAGGAGCGCGCCTTTGCAGAGTTTCTGGGCAAAAAACATATCGTAACGGTGAAGGGGATAGATGAGAGCTTTAATAACATCTTTGGGCTTGATTCTATGACGGTCTATGGGCAGCCCTTGAACTTCCAAACGCCTGATGATATAAGCATCGGTATAAATGTCTCTACCCGCCTGAGCCTCTACCCTGATATTGAAAACCCCGTGAAGCTCCTTGTGCCCAAAGCTGGCGAGGGGCTGATTACCAATCCTGATGAGGCTTTTAACTATGTGGAGGCATATGCCACGGGGATTTTTAGGATTAATGATAAGTATAGCGACTTTATATTTATGAATCTTCCGCTGGCTCAAAAGCTACTAAATTATGCGCCCTACCAATATTCGGCAGTGGAAATTAAAACAAATGGCAATAACCAAAGGGTGCAGACTTTGCTCCAAAAGGAATTGGGCGATAAGTATCGTGTGCGCACACGCCAAGAGCTTAATGCCGCTTTTATGAAGATGATTAATACCGAAAACTTGGTTATTTACCTCATCTTCATTCTCATTCTCTGCATCGCCTCGTTTAATCTAGCTGGCTCCGTAGCGATTTTAATTCTAAACAAAAAAAGCCAATCCGAAACCCTGCTATCCCTAGGGCTTAGCCAAAGGAAGTTGAAGCAAGCCTTCTTCTACACTGGTGTGCTTATCAGCCTATATGCTTTAATCCTAGGGCTTGTGCTGGGCAGTTTGCTGCTCTTAATACAAAAATACTATGGGCTAGTTTATATCTCAGAATTTTTAGCCTTCCCCGTAAAGCTCACTTGGGGGAATTATGGCATTAGCATTCTCAGCGTGCTATTTATAGGCAGCACGGTGTCCTATCTTGTGAGCAGAAAGGTTTAA
- a CDS encoding DEAD/DEAH box helicase, translating into MKKSSNRFSGATSARRKKGFSTKKNAKSTPKFKKSTSPQKPERGSRAEKSFKFKAKPNAQKSKAGKNKKRGTFIPVEKFIHKGKPVQEVKYHATQQYKEMPLHPQLLKNILNMGFTQPTEIQEKAFMPISEIKDVLGVANTGTGKTAAYLIPLINAMLMSETRFFALVMVPTRELAEQVEDEFRKLTKGMKLFGASFIGGRSINNDLRKLRKNFDFVIGTPGRLVDLSKRKALKFENFSVLILDEFDRMLDMGFSQDVQFITQKMEPRDQTLLFSATVDKSQKEIVERILTKPVEIKVSQGNVTAEHIDQEVIYYKRRNKLDLLLALLQEEELEKVMIFAETKRAVSELSQKLKKAKIKTDEIHGDKTQNYRKIALKDFKSGRIKVLVGTDVAARGLDISDVTHVINYQVPQDYETYIHRIGRTGRAGKKGKAYTFVEKK; encoded by the coding sequence ATGAAAAAATCAAGCAATCGCTTCTCTGGCGCCACTTCCGCGCGCAGAAAAAAAGGATTTTCTACCAAGAAAAACGCAAAATCCACCCCGAAATTTAAAAAAAGCACCTCGCCACAAAAGCCCGAAAGAGGCTCACGCGCAGAGAAATCTTTTAAATTCAAGGCAAAACCTAATGCCCAAAAGTCCAAAGCTGGAAAAAACAAAAAACGAGGTACTTTTATCCCCGTAGAGAAATTTATCCACAAAGGCAAGCCCGTGCAAGAGGTGAAATACCACGCCACGCAGCAGTACAAGGAGATGCCTCTGCACCCCCAGCTGCTTAAAAACATTTTAAATATGGGCTTCACCCAGCCCACCGAGATACAAGAAAAAGCCTTTATGCCCATTAGCGAAATCAAAGATGTGCTAGGCGTGGCCAACACGGGTACAGGCAAAACCGCCGCGTACCTAATCCCGCTCATCAATGCAATGCTAATGAGCGAGACACGCTTCTTTGCCCTCGTAATGGTGCCTACCCGCGAGCTAGCCGAGCAGGTGGAAGACGAGTTTAGAAAACTCACCAAAGGGATGAAACTCTTCGGCGCCTCCTTCATCGGCGGCAGAAGCATCAACAATGATTTAAGAAAGCTCCGCAAGAACTTCGATTTCGTCATCGGTACCCCTGGGCGCCTTGTAGATTTAAGCAAAAGAAAAGCCTTAAAGTTTGAAAACTTCTCCGTTTTAATCCTCGATGAGTTTGATAGAATGCTCGATATGGGTTTCAGCCAAGATGTGCAGTTCATCACCCAAAAAATGGAGCCGCGCGACCAAACGCTCCTCTTCTCTGCCACGGTAGACAAGTCGCAGAAAGAGATAGTAGAGCGTATCCTCACCAAGCCCGTGGAGATTAAAGTATCCCAAGGCAATGTTACCGCCGAGCATATAGACCAAGAGGTGATATACTACAAGCGCCGCAATAAGCTAGACCTGCTCCTTGCCCTCCTCCAAGAGGAAGAGCTAGAAAAAGTAATGATTTTTGCCGAAACCAAGCGTGCCGTGAGCGAGCTAAGCCAAAAACTCAAAAAGGCAAAGATTAAAACCGATGAAATCCACGGGGACAAAACGCAAAACTACCGCAAAATTGCCCTCAAAGATTTCAAATCTGGCAGAATCAAGGTGCTTGTAGGCACCGATGTAGCTGCGCGCGGGCTAGACATCAGCGATGTTACCCACGTCATCAATTACCAAGTCCCGCAGGACTATGAAACTTATATTCACCGCATCGGGCGCACGGGGCGCGCAGGCAAAAAAGGTAAAGCCTATACTTTTGTAGAAAAGAAATAA
- a CDS encoding ROK family protein has product MSKKYALGVDVGGSHISCCAVDMETQKLVKESFIREKLSHTDTKENILKTWAKAINECMESVGVGNVLGLGFAMPGPFNYKEGISMLEHKYPNLYKTHIPTALNEYLIQKQEMRFLNDASAFAVGVAWIGKGKGKEKVVVITLGTGFGSAYIDGGVPIVEREDVAPEGCLWHLKFKDGIADEYFSTRWFTGEYEKRTGKAIQGVKDVIDTPLKDELFTEFGENLGNFMAPWLNKFNADILVMGGNISLAYPHFEKALLETLKQNGNQTPVAVSELMEDAAMIGAARTFDETYWAKVKDNLPKF; this is encoded by the coding sequence ATGAGTAAAAAATATGCTTTAGGCGTGGATGTGGGAGGTAGCCACATCAGCTGTTGTGCCGTAGATATGGAAACCCAAAAATTGGTAAAAGAAAGTTTCATAAGAGAAAAACTTTCGCACACCGATACCAAAGAAAATATCTTAAAAACTTGGGCAAAGGCAATCAACGAGTGTATGGAAAGCGTGGGGGTAGGCAATGTGCTCGGTTTGGGCTTTGCAATGCCAGGGCCATTTAATTATAAAGAAGGTATCTCAATGCTTGAGCACAAATATCCCAATCTGTATAAAACCCATATTCCAACGGCTTTAAACGAATATTTAATTCAAAAACAAGAAATGCGATTCTTGAACGATGCTTCTGCATTTGCGGTGGGTGTGGCTTGGATAGGTAAAGGAAAAGGCAAGGAGAAAGTAGTAGTCATCACGCTTGGAACGGGCTTTGGTAGTGCATACATCGATGGGGGCGTGCCTATCGTGGAGCGCGAAGATGTGGCACCAGAAGGCTGTTTGTGGCATTTGAAATTCAAAGATGGCATTGCCGATGAATACTTTAGCACCCGCTGGTTTACAGGAGAGTACGAAAAGAGAACGGGTAAAGCCATTCAAGGGGTAAAAGATGTGATTGATACGCCATTGAAAGATGAATTATTTACTGAGTTTGGCGAGAATTTAGGAAACTTCATGGCTCCTTGGCTTAATAAATTTAATGCCGATATCTTAGTCATGGGCGGAAACATTTCGCTGGCTTATCCACATTTTGAAAAAGCATTGCTCGAAACTTTAAAACAAAATGGAAACCAAACGCCTGTGGCTGTTTCGGAACTAATGGAAGACGCAGCGATGATTGGTGCCGCACGCACTTTTGACGAAACTTATTGGGCAAAGGTAAAAGATAATTTACCGAAGTTTTAG
- a CDS encoding YfbM family protein has translation MGMCACYYLLNKEDELLNLSSKGEEELLDYIDENLSESEDLVDIDKMWDALHFVFTGSECGIDLENPLSIAVAGEIELEISDGLVALVSKEKIPQVVKALSEFDMPKALENFSMQKCKEAELYPDIWDYDDELEVIKEELQVAYDELLALYQKAEEQGKSVLVTIY, from the coding sequence ATGGGAATGTGTGCTTGTTATTATTTGTTAAATAAGGAAGATGAACTTTTAAATCTTTCGAGCAAAGGCGAAGAGGAATTGTTAGATTATATTGACGAAAATTTAAGCGAAAGCGAAGACCTTGTGGATATTGATAAAATGTGGGACGCCTTGCACTTTGTGTTTACTGGCTCCGAATGCGGTATCGATTTGGAAAATCCTTTATCTATTGCCGTAGCAGGAGAAATTGAATTAGAAATCAGCGATGGACTCGTGGCATTGGTAAGTAAAGAAAAAATCCCCCAAGTGGTAAAAGCACTTTCCGAATTTGATATGCCTAAGGCATTAGAAAATTTTAGTATGCAAAAATGCAAAGAGGCAGAACTTTACCCCGACATTTGGGATTATGATGATGAATTAGAAGTAATAAAAGAAGAATTGCAAGTAGCTTACGATGAGCTTTTAGCCTTGTATCAAAAGGCAGAAGAACAAGGAAAAAGCGTTCTGGTAACTATTTATTAA
- a CDS encoding GH92 family glycosyl hydrolase translates to MKKILLLAFVCFYYTQIQAQVNEYSVSPVDYVNPLMGTDSKFALSNGNTYPAIGRPWGMNLWTPQTNKNGDGWVYQYSADKINGFKQTHQPSPWMNDYGAFAIMPIVGKLRFEEDDRASWYSHKTEEATPYDYKVYLADEDITAELAPTDRAAILQFTYPKTDSAMIVVDAYHKGSWVKYLSKENKIVGYNTFNNGGVADNFKNYFVIELSQKPDFYKTWNNGKFENSPEVKSERSGIVIGFNKTKKGEKIICRVASSFISLEQAEQNLKAELGSKSLAQVKEEGKKEWNEVLSKVLVKGGDENQMRTFYSCLYRMVFFPLRMYEITQNGDIVHYSPQNGKVAKGYKFAGTGFWDTFRALYPFLNLMYPSINKQMQEGLINDYKEGGWLPEWSSPSYRGIMIGNNSASVVAEAYIKGLRGYDIETLYEALIHGANNEGPEATGRKGVAYYNQLGYVPNDVDINENVARSLEYAYDDFAIYQLAKALKKPKKEIEKYRQKAFNYKKLFKPENKLMAPKNKDGKFSPNFNPFSWGGAFTEGNSWHYSWSVFQDIEGLKNLMGGNREFVQMLDSIFVMPPTYEASYYGGIIHEIREMQVMGMGQYAHGNQPIQHMIYLYDYAGEPWKTQKWAREVMNRMYNANPDGYCGDEDNGQTSAWYVFSALGMYPVTPAYPEYALGAPLFKEATLSFENGKKLKIEAPNNSAQNRYADKVWVNGKLYDKNYFNHFDLLKGGVIKFDMQAEPNKKRGTSKNAYPFSMSLER, encoded by the coding sequence ATGAAAAAAATATTATTATTAGCATTTGTATGCTTTTATTATACTCAAATACAAGCGCAAGTCAATGAATATTCTGTCAGCCCCGTGGATTATGTAAATCCGCTGATGGGCACGGATTCTAAATTTGCGCTCTCCAACGGGAACACCTATCCCGCCATTGGTCGGCCATGGGGCATGAACCTCTGGACGCCACAGACCAATAAAAATGGCGATGGCTGGGTGTATCAATACAGTGCCGATAAAATCAACGGGTTTAAACAAACACATCAGCCTTCGCCGTGGATGAACGATTATGGAGCCTTTGCCATTATGCCCATCGTGGGTAAATTACGATTTGAGGAAGATGATCGCGCCAGCTGGTATTCGCACAAGACAGAGGAAGCCACTCCGTATGATTATAAAGTGTATTTGGCAGATGAAGACATCACTGCCGAATTAGCCCCAACCGATCGTGCGGCGATTTTGCAATTTACTTATCCTAAAACCGATTCTGCCATGATTGTGGTAGACGCTTATCACAAAGGTTCTTGGGTGAAATACTTGTCTAAAGAAAACAAAATTGTGGGCTACAACACCTTTAACAATGGCGGCGTGGCAGATAATTTCAAGAATTATTTTGTGATAGAATTAAGCCAAAAACCAGATTTTTATAAAACTTGGAACAATGGCAAATTTGAAAATTCTCCCGAGGTGAAAAGCGAAAGATCGGGTATAGTTATAGGCTTTAATAAAACTAAAAAAGGCGAAAAAATCATTTGCCGTGTCGCATCATCATTCATCAGTTTGGAGCAAGCCGAGCAAAATTTAAAAGCTGAATTAGGCTCAAAATCTTTAGCCCAAGTAAAAGAAGAAGGTAAAAAGGAGTGGAACGAAGTTTTGTCTAAAGTCTTGGTAAAAGGTGGCGACGAAAACCAAATGCGCACTTTTTATTCTTGCTTGTATCGCATGGTGTTTTTCCCGCTTAGAATGTACGAAATCACTCAAAATGGCGACATCGTACACTACAGTCCGCAAAACGGAAAAGTGGCAAAAGGCTATAAATTTGCAGGCACAGGCTTTTGGGACACTTTCAGAGCCTTGTATCCTTTCTTAAACTTGATGTATCCTTCGATTAATAAGCAAATGCAAGAAGGCTTAATCAATGATTACAAAGAAGGTGGCTGGTTGCCAGAATGGTCTTCGCCAAGCTATCGCGGAATCATGATTGGTAACAATTCGGCATCGGTAGTGGCAGAGGCTTACATCAAAGGTTTGCGTGGCTACGACATCGAAACGCTGTACGAGGCACTGATTCATGGTGCCAATAACGAAGGTCCCGAAGCTACGGGAAGAAAAGGTGTGGCGTATTATAATCAATTGGGCTATGTGCCAAACGATGTGGACATCAACGAGAATGTGGCGCGTTCGCTTGAATATGCCTACGATGATTTTGCGATTTATCAATTGGCTAAAGCCTTGAAAAAGCCTAAAAAAGAAATCGAAAAATACCGCCAAAAAGCCTTTAATTATAAAAAATTATTTAAGCCAGAAAATAAATTAATGGCTCCTAAAAACAAAGACGGCAAATTTTCGCCCAACTTCAATCCATTTTCTTGGGGCGGAGCCTTTACCGAGGGCAACAGTTGGCACTACTCGTGGTCGGTATTTCAGGACATAGAGGGCTTAAAGAATTTAATGGGCGGAAACCGAGAATTTGTACAAATGCTGGATTCTATTTTTGTGATGCCGCCTACTTATGAGGCTTCGTATTATGGCGGAATCATCCACGAAATCAGAGAAATGCAAGTGATGGGCATGGGGCAATATGCACACGGAAATCAGCCGATTCAGCACATGATTTATTTGTATGATTATGCGGGCGAGCCGTGGAAAACCCAAAAATGGGCACGCGAGGTGATGAACCGTATGTATAACGCCAATCCAGATGGCTATTGTGGCGATGAGGACAATGGGCAAACATCGGCTTGGTATGTGTTCTCTGCCCTGGGCATGTATCCCGTAACGCCTGCTTACCCTGAGTATGCGCTGGGTGCACCATTGTTTAAAGAAGCGACTTTAAGTTTTGAAAATGGCAAAAAATTGAAAATTGAAGCTCCGAACAATTCTGCCCAAAACCGCTATGCCGACAAGGTGTGGGTGAATGGCAAATTGTATGATAAAAACTATTTTAATCATTTTGATTTGCTCAAAGGCGGCGTCATTAAATTCGACATGCAAGCCGAGCCCAATAAAAAGCGTGGAACGAGCAAAAACGCTTATCCTTTCTCAATGAGCTTGGAGCGATAA
- a CDS encoding exosortase F system-associated membrane protein — protein MKFLRWALVVVLIFALMAVRFFQTELFYDPLLAYFKTDYHHVAFPQMDLTKHLLSMLFRYGLNTLISLGIIALIFRKKAYVQFSALVYVVGALVFFGLYYYSLKTEFSSLGFTAGFYIRRLIIQPVMLLILIPVFLYTNHLGKRNH, from the coding sequence ATGAAATTTCTACGCTGGGCACTTGTCGTTGTATTGATTTTTGCGCTGATGGCAGTTCGCTTTTTCCAAACCGAATTGTTCTACGATCCGCTTTTGGCTTATTTCAAAACGGATTATCATCATGTAGCATTTCCCCAAATGGACTTGACAAAACACCTGCTCAGCATGCTTTTTAGATATGGGCTAAACACACTCATTTCGCTCGGCATCATTGCTTTAATTTTTAGAAAAAAAGCCTATGTGCAGTTTAGTGCACTGGTGTATGTGGTGGGAGCCTTGGTATTTTTTGGGTTGTATTATTATAGCTTAAAAACGGAGTTTTCAAGTTTGGGTTTCACGGCAGGCTTCTACATCCGCCGATTGATTATTCAGCCTGTGATGCTTTTGATTTTAATCCCCGTGTTCTTGTACACCAATCATTTGGGGAAGAGAAATCATTAA